Proteins co-encoded in one Bradyrhizobium sp. 170 genomic window:
- a CDS encoding amidohydrolase family protein, whose product MAHDAPQATGPNKLVIRNIGLLLSGALEKPILDGDTIVAENGKITAIGRFKDVDTEGATTVVDANGTTVAPGLIDSHVHPVAGDWTPRQNQFNWIDSYLHGGVTTMISAGEVHMPGRPRDVVGLKAMAIFAQRAFWTLRPGGVKVHAGAPVIECEMVEDDFKELAAAGVKLLGEVGLGGVKDGPTARKMVGWARKYGIQSTIHTGGPSIPGSGLIDKDVVLEADTDVVGHINGGHTALPDDQIRCICEGCKRGLELVHNGNERSALFTLRIAREMGDLNRVILGTDAPAGSGVQPLGILRMVSMLSSLGDLPAELAFCLATGNTARMRELDCGIIEVGRSADFVLMDKAQHSPGKNILESVQLGDLPGIGMTIIDGIVRTQRSRNTPPAGKVPEIIIGH is encoded by the coding sequence ATGGCCCACGATGCACCCCAGGCGACCGGCCCGAACAAGCTGGTGATCCGCAACATCGGGCTGCTGCTGTCGGGGGCGCTGGAAAAGCCGATCCTGGACGGCGATACGATCGTGGCCGAGAATGGCAAGATCACTGCCATCGGACGCTTCAAGGACGTCGACACCGAGGGCGCCACCACCGTTGTCGATGCCAACGGCACCACCGTCGCGCCGGGCCTGATCGACAGCCATGTCCATCCCGTCGCCGGCGACTGGACGCCGCGGCAGAACCAGTTCAACTGGATCGACAGCTATCTCCACGGCGGCGTCACCACCATGATTTCCGCTGGTGAAGTGCATATGCCCGGCCGCCCCCGCGACGTCGTCGGCCTGAAGGCGATGGCGATCTTCGCGCAGCGCGCATTCTGGACGCTCCGCCCCGGCGGCGTGAAGGTGCATGCCGGCGCGCCAGTGATCGAATGCGAGATGGTCGAGGACGATTTCAAGGAATTGGCCGCGGCCGGCGTCAAGCTGCTCGGCGAAGTGGGCTTAGGCGGCGTCAAGGATGGCCCGACCGCGCGGAAAATGGTCGGATGGGCGCGCAAGTATGGCATCCAGAGCACGATCCACACCGGCGGTCCCTCGATCCCCGGCTCCGGCCTGATCGACAAGGACGTGGTGCTGGAAGCCGACACCGACGTAGTCGGCCATATCAATGGTGGCCACACCGCCCTGCCCGACGACCAGATCCGCTGCATCTGCGAGGGCTGCAAGCGCGGGCTGGAACTGGTTCACAACGGCAACGAACGCTCGGCGCTGTTCACGCTGCGCATCGCGCGCGAGATGGGCGACCTCAACCGCGTCATCCTCGGCACCGATGCGCCGGCCGGCTCCGGCGTGCAGCCGCTCGGCATCTTGCGCATGGTCTCGATGCTGTCCTCGCTCGGCGACCTGCCGGCCGAACTCGCCTTCTGCCTTGCGACCGGCAACACCGCCCGCATGCGCGAGCTGGATTGCGGCATCATCGAAGTCGGCCGCTCCGCCGATTTCGTCCTGATGGACAAGGCGCAGCATTCACCCGGCAAGAACATCCTTGAAAGCGTGCAGCTCGGCGACCTGCCCGGCATCGGCATGACCATCATCGACGGCATCGTCCGCACCCAGCGTAGCCGCAACACGCCGCCGGCCGGGAAAGTGCCGGAGATCATCATCGGGCATTGA
- a CDS encoding ferredoxin--NADP reductase: MSNFNQESVLSVHHWTDTLFSFTTTRDPSFRFRNGEFTMIGLKVGEKPLLRAYSVASANYEDRLEFFSIKVPDGPLTSRLQHLKQGDEIIVSRKATGTLVIDNLEDGRNLYLIGTGTGLAPFLSVIKDPETYERFEKVVLLHGCRRVKELAYGEMITEKLPNDELIGEYIRNQLVYYPTVTRDPFRNRGRITDLINTGKLFADIGLASLDPAHDRVMICGSPALVTDTRALLTGRGFVEGNHGEAAQFVVEKAFAER; the protein is encoded by the coding sequence ATGAGCAATTTCAACCAGGAAAGCGTTTTGAGCGTCCATCACTGGACCGACACGCTGTTCAGCTTCACCACCACGCGCGATCCCTCGTTCCGTTTCCGCAACGGCGAGTTCACCATGATCGGGCTGAAGGTCGGCGAGAAGCCGCTGCTCCGCGCCTACTCGGTCGCCAGCGCCAATTACGAGGACCGGCTCGAATTCTTCTCGATCAAGGTGCCGGACGGGCCGCTGACCTCGCGCCTCCAGCACCTGAAGCAGGGCGACGAGATCATCGTCAGCCGCAAGGCTACCGGCACGCTTGTCATCGACAACCTCGAAGACGGCCGCAACCTCTATCTGATCGGCACCGGTACTGGGCTCGCGCCGTTCCTTTCCGTGATCAAGGATCCGGAGACCTATGAGCGGTTCGAGAAGGTGGTGCTGCTGCACGGCTGCCGCCGCGTGAAAGAACTCGCCTATGGCGAGATGATCACCGAGAAGCTGCCGAACGACGAATTGATCGGCGAATATATCCGCAACCAGCTGGTCTATTATCCGACCGTGACGCGCGATCCCTTCCGCAACCGCGGCCGCATCACCGACCTGATCAATACCGGCAAGCTGTTCGCTGATATTGGCCTCGCCTCGCTCGATCCCGCCCATGACCGCGTCATGATCTGCGGCAGCCCGGCGCTGGTGACGGACACGCGGGCGCTGTTGACGGGCAGGGGCTTCGTCGAAGGCAATCACGGCGAGGCCGCGCAGTTCGTGGTCGAGAAAGCGTTCGCGGAGCGCTGA
- the soxA gene encoding sulfur oxidation c-type cytochrome SoxA has translation MRFAGAIAAVLLIANTGFAAEIPQADRRSGYDFMKPDTKAMQDEDTANPGMLWVLDGEALWKRKAGTANKACADCHDDARTSMKGVAISYPAFDKATARPVDLEQRINSCRSNHQQATPLPFESRELLALTAFVARQSQGVRIEAGADPQLAPFIAKGRELYMQRQGQLNLGCANCHDDNWDKRLAGSAITQAHPTGYPLYRLEWQSLGSLQRRLRACITGIRAQPYDYGASELVELELYLMSRARGMAMEAPAVRP, from the coding sequence ATGAGATTTGCCGGCGCCATAGCCGCTGTGCTGCTGATCGCGAACACTGGTTTCGCCGCCGAAATCCCGCAAGCCGACCGCCGCTCCGGCTACGACTTCATGAAGCCCGACACCAAGGCGATGCAGGACGAGGATACCGCCAATCCCGGCATGCTCTGGGTGCTCGACGGCGAGGCGCTTTGGAAGCGCAAGGCTGGCACTGCCAACAAGGCCTGCGCCGATTGCCACGACGATGCCCGCACCAGCATGAAGGGCGTGGCTATCAGCTACCCCGCCTTCGACAAGGCAACCGCCCGTCCCGTCGATCTGGAGCAGCGCATCAATTCGTGCCGCAGCAACCACCAGCAGGCGACGCCGCTGCCTTTCGAGAGCCGCGAGTTGCTGGCGCTCACAGCCTTTGTCGCGCGGCAGTCGCAAGGCGTACGAATCGAAGCCGGCGCCGATCCGCAGCTCGCGCCGTTCATCGCCAAGGGACGCGAGCTTTACATGCAGCGGCAGGGCCAGCTCAATCTCGGCTGCGCCAATTGCCATGACGATAATTGGGATAAGCGGCTCGCCGGCTCCGCGATCACGCAAGCGCACCCGACCGGCTACCCGCTCTACCGGCTGGAATGGCAGTCGCTGGGATCGTTACAGCGGCGCCTGCGCGCCTGCATCACGGGCATCCGGGCGCAGCCCTATGACTACGGCGCATCGGAACTGGTCGAACTGGAGTTGTACTTGATGTCCCGGGCGCGCGGCATGGCGATGGAAGCGCCAGCGGTGCGGCCCTAG